A stretch of Chitinophaga caeni DNA encodes these proteins:
- the scpB gene encoding SMC-Scp complex subunit ScpB, which translates to MEISQLIPHVEALIFAADRPLPVPEISELLNNAMAFLEDRATNEQVETAIEAIKEKYNSEFYAFEIRESGGGYQFLTKKEYYQTVAQLNGEKFLKRLSTAALETLAIVAYRQPISKGEIEYIRGVSTDYSIQKLLEKDLIVISGRSEELPGKPLLYSTSKAFMDYFGLNSPDDLPKLKEVFDEDLIQPTLIDGNGDAIAADAANGELDESGRFVVSNDGELRIEAETIILENDDAAEFPQLSIDENAAPPDPELLDEPEIWTEENLSAESQPTNEAIIPGDDDDDDDSDEDDFEEYEEFEESGDFEDRPSELDEFIEHADDDEKEAYDEAEQEEEEEDNREGDIERSLEDDEDD; encoded by the coding sequence ATGGAAATTTCACAATTAATTCCCCATGTTGAAGCCCTCATTTTTGCGGCTGACAGGCCATTGCCAGTACCGGAAATCTCGGAACTGTTGAACAATGCCATGGCTTTCTTGGAAGATCGCGCCACCAACGAACAGGTGGAAACTGCCATTGAAGCGATCAAAGAAAAATATAATAGTGAATTCTATGCCTTCGAAATAAGGGAAAGCGGTGGTGGCTACCAGTTCCTTACCAAAAAGGAATATTATCAAACGGTAGCTCAATTAAATGGTGAAAAATTCTTGAAGCGATTATCTACAGCGGCTTTGGAGACTTTGGCGATCGTGGCTTACCGCCAGCCGATTTCTAAGGGTGAAATTGAGTATATCCGCGGGGTAAGCACTGATTATTCTATTCAAAAGTTATTGGAAAAGGATCTGATCGTGATTTCAGGAAGGAGTGAGGAATTGCCTGGAAAACCATTGTTATATAGCACTTCTAAAGCATTTATGGACTATTTCGGGCTCAACTCGCCTGATGATCTGCCTAAATTGAAAGAAGTATTCGACGAAGATTTAATCCAGCCCACCCTGATTGACGGGAATGGCGATGCAATAGCGGCAGATGCCGCAAATGGTGAATTGGACGAAAGCGGTCGCTTCGTTGTGTCTAATGATGGAGAATTGAGGATAGAGGCCGAAACGATAATATTAGAAAATGATGATGCTGCCGAGTTCCCGCAACTTTCCATAGATGAAAATGCAGCGCCCCCGGATCCCGAATTGTTAGACGAGCCTGAAATTTGGACAGAAGAGAATCTCTCCGCTGAAAGTCAGCCGACTAATGAAGCGATTATCCCCGGGGATGATGATGATGACGATGACAGCGACGAGGATGATTTCGAAGAGTATGAAGAATTTGAAGAATCCGGTGATTTCGAAGATCGTCCCAGCGAACTGGACGAATTTATTGAACATGCCGATGACGATGAAAAGGAAGCCTACGATGAAGCTGAACAAGAAGAAGAGGAAGAAGATAACCGCGAAGGAGATATAGAAAGATCCCTAGAAGATGACGAGGATGATTGA
- a CDS encoding NAD(P)H-dependent flavin oxidoreductase: MQQNRITRLFNIQYPIIQAGMIWASGWRLASAVSNAGGLGLIGAGSMYPAVLREHIQKCKQATAKPFGVNVPLLYPDIDQLMDIIIEEKVPIVFTSAGNPKTWTGKLKAAGIKVVHVVSSAKFAKKSEEAGVDAVVAEGFEAGGHNGRDETTTMVLIPGVCEAVGIPVIAAGGIASGKAMAAAIALGADAVQVGSLFVATPEASSHLNFKEAIVKAQEGDTLLSLKKLAPVRLLKNDFAAKVKEAELRGASEEELKALLGRARAKKGMFEGDLAEGELEIGQVCGLIQSIRPAAEVLVQMWEEYKDTLKRMCDR, from the coding sequence ATGCAACAAAATCGAATTACCCGGTTATTTAATATTCAATATCCCATTATACAAGCGGGTATGATCTGGGCTAGCGGCTGGCGCTTGGCCTCGGCAGTAAGTAATGCCGGCGGCCTGGGGCTGATAGGCGCAGGGAGCATGTACCCGGCAGTATTACGCGAGCATATACAAAAATGTAAACAAGCTACGGCGAAGCCATTCGGTGTAAACGTACCCTTATTGTACCCGGATATCGATCAATTGATGGATATCATTATAGAAGAAAAGGTTCCTATTGTTTTTACATCTGCCGGTAATCCTAAGACCTGGACCGGGAAGTTGAAAGCAGCGGGGATCAAAGTAGTGCACGTAGTATCCAGCGCCAAATTTGCGAAGAAAAGTGAAGAAGCCGGTGTAGATGCAGTTGTGGCTGAAGGATTCGAAGCGGGCGGGCATAATGGTCGTGATGAAACCACTACGATGGTATTGATTCCCGGTGTTTGTGAAGCCGTTGGGATTCCCGTAATTGCAGCCGGTGGCATTGCTAGCGGTAAGGCGATGGCGGCTGCTATAGCCCTGGGGGCGGATGCCGTGCAAGTGGGTTCCCTGTTTGTTGCAACACCGGAAGCCTCCTCGCATTTAAATTTTAAAGAAGCTATTGTCAAGGCGCAAGAAGGGGATACGCTACTTTCGTTAAAAAAATTGGCGCCTGTGCGTTTGCTCAAAAACGACTTTGCTGCAAAAGTAAAAGAGGCCGAACTGCGCGGTGCATCAGAAGAAGAGTTGAAAGCATTATTAGGAAGGGCGAGGGCCAAAAAGGGCATGTTTGAAGGTGACCTGGCCGAAGGTGAGCTGGAGATCGGGCAAGTATGCGGGTTGATTCAATCGATCCGCCCGGCGGCGGAGGTGCTAGTACAAATGTGGGAAGAATATAAGGATACTTTGAAGCGGATGTGCGATAGATGA
- the atpG gene encoding ATP synthase F1 subunit gamma codes for MSGQLKEVRNRIKSIQSTQQITKAMKMVSAAKLKRAQDAITQMRPYAVKLQEMLQNIVSNSEGSINSALAAERAVENVLVVVITSDRGLCGAFNTNLIKLGKQVIRDKYAAQFAKGQVDVMPIGKKAYEHFTKNGYTVVDSHWTIFTDLTFDAVKDAATTAMNGFVSGKYDAVEIIYSQFINAATQEYVAEQFLPIAKVENESNSGLKADFIFEPEKDTLIEELMPKILNTQFFKAVLDSHASEHGARMTAMDKASENANELLRTLKISYNRARQAAITTELTEIVSGAAALEA; via the coding sequence ATGTCTGGACAACTTAAAGAGGTTCGTAATCGTATAAAATCCATTCAAAGTACGCAGCAGATCACTAAGGCCATGAAAATGGTAAGTGCCGCTAAGTTGAAACGTGCACAAGATGCCATTACGCAAATGCGCCCTTATGCTGTAAAATTGCAGGAAATGTTGCAAAACATTGTCAGCAATAGCGAAGGTTCTATCAATAGCGCGTTAGCTGCGGAAAGAGCCGTTGAAAATGTGTTGGTGGTGGTGATTACTTCAGACAGGGGCTTGTGCGGCGCTTTTAATACCAACTTAATCAAGTTGGGAAAACAGGTGATCCGTGATAAATACGCCGCTCAATTCGCTAAAGGTCAAGTAGATGTAATGCCAATCGGTAAAAAGGCTTACGAGCACTTTACTAAGAACGGTTACACCGTTGTAGATAGCCATTGGACGATCTTTACCGATCTTACCTTCGATGCTGTAAAAGATGCAGCTACAACTGCTATGAACGGCTTTGTTTCCGGTAAATACGATGCCGTAGAAATTATTTATAGCCAGTTCATCAACGCTGCCACGCAAGAATACGTTGCAGAACAATTCTTGCCGATCGCAAAGGTTGAAAATGAAAGCAATAGCGGTTTAAAAGCCGATTTTATCTTCGAACCTGAAAAAGATACCTTGATCGAAGAATTGATGCCTAAAATCTTGAATACACAATTCTTTAAAGCGGTATTAGATTCGCATGCTTCCGAGCATGGTGCCCGTATGACGGCGATGGATAAGGCTTCAGAGAATGCCAACGAATTGTTGCGCACGCTCAAAATCTCTTACAACCGTGCCCGCCAGGCCGCGATCACTACAGAACTTACCGAGATCGTTAGTGGCGCTGCTGCCCTCGAAGCATAA
- a CDS encoding DJ-1/PfpI family protein: MAQKKILFLTGDYAEDYETMVPFQMLQMVGHDVHAVCPGKAAGEKVITAIHDFEGDQTYSEKPGHFFVLNTTFSDVKVEEYDAIVLAGGRAPEYLRLDKKVIEFVKHFAEKNKPIAAICHGIQILTAADVVRGRTLTAYPAVGPEVTMAGGKYESVNASEAVVDGNLVTSPAWPGHPQWIAEFLKVLGTQIIL, from the coding sequence ATGGCTCAAAAAAAGATCTTGTTTCTGACCGGCGATTACGCCGAGGATTACGAAACCATGGTGCCCTTTCAAATGCTGCAAATGGTAGGTCATGATGTGCATGCTGTTTGCCCGGGTAAAGCCGCCGGTGAAAAGGTTATTACCGCTATTCACGACTTCGAAGGCGACCAAACCTACAGCGAGAAGCCGGGACATTTCTTCGTCTTGAATACCACTTTTTCAGATGTTAAAGTGGAAGAATATGACGCGATCGTATTAGCTGGTGGCCGCGCTCCAGAGTATTTAAGACTGGATAAAAAGGTGATTGAATTTGTAAAACACTTCGCGGAAAAGAACAAACCCATCGCCGCCATTTGCCACGGCATCCAGATATTAACGGCGGCGGATGTTGTAAGGGGAAGAACTTTAACCGCATATCCCGCGGTTGGTCCCGAAGTTACTATGGCCGGAGGGAAATATGAATCTGTAAATGCCAGCGAAGCGGTGGTAGACGGCAACCTGGTAACTTCACCTGCTTGGCCGGGGCATCCGCAATGGATCGCGGAATTTTTAAAAGTACTCGGCACGCAGATCATCTTATAA
- the rny gene encoding ribonuclease Y, with the protein MDLLITAIIAVVALVAGIFLGKVIFAKNTQHKIDEAEQQAQKIVADAKVNAENIKKDRMLEAKEKFLQLKSEHEKEVLQRNQKVGEAENRIKQKEQSLNQKTENLQKQLQENEAIKENLARQIELVNIKRSELEKHQEEHIRRLEKVAALTAEEARAQLIESLKEEARSQAMSHIQDIIEEAKLKANKEAKKIIIQSIQRTAAEQTIENAITVFNLESDEIKGQIIGREGRNIRAIEAATGVDLIVDDTPEAIVLSSFDPLRREIARLSLQRLVQDGRIHPARIEEVVDKTKRQLEEQVMEIGERTIIELGIHGLHKELVRMVGKMRFRSSYGQNLLMHSKETANLCAVMAAELGLNPKLAKRAGLLHDIGKVPDEETELSHALLGAKLAEKYGEHPAVVNAIGAHHDEMEMQYVISPIVQACDAISGARPGARREIMQSYLQRIKDLENLAMAYDGVEKAYAIQAGRELRVIVESEKVTDADADRLSFDIATKIQTEMQYPGQIKVTVIRERRAVNVAR; encoded by the coding sequence ATGGATTTATTAATAACTGCCATAATAGCTGTAGTTGCACTAGTAGCAGGTATTTTTTTAGGGAAAGTGATATTTGCCAAGAACACGCAGCACAAAATTGATGAAGCGGAACAACAGGCCCAGAAAATAGTGGCCGATGCCAAGGTGAACGCGGAAAACATTAAGAAAGACAGGATGTTGGAAGCGAAAGAAAAATTCTTACAACTGAAAAGTGAACACGAGAAGGAAGTGCTCCAACGCAATCAGAAAGTTGGCGAAGCAGAAAACCGCATCAAACAAAAAGAACAATCCCTCAATCAAAAAACCGAAAACTTACAGAAGCAACTCCAGGAAAACGAGGCCATCAAGGAAAACTTGGCCCGCCAAATTGAACTGGTAAACATCAAGCGTTCAGAACTGGAAAAACACCAGGAAGAACATATCCGCCGCCTAGAGAAAGTGGCCGCTTTAACTGCCGAAGAAGCACGCGCGCAGCTGATCGAAAGTTTGAAGGAAGAAGCACGCTCCCAAGCTATGTCGCATATCCAGGACATCATCGAGGAAGCTAAGCTGAAAGCTAACAAGGAAGCAAAGAAAATCATTATTCAGTCTATCCAGCGTACTGCTGCCGAGCAAACCATCGAGAATGCCATCACGGTATTTAACTTGGAAAGTGACGAGATCAAAGGTCAAATCATCGGTCGCGAAGGTCGTAACATCCGTGCCATTGAAGCTGCCACCGGTGTTGATTTGATCGTTGACGATACCCCTGAAGCCATCGTATTATCTTCTTTCGATCCGTTACGCCGCGAGATCGCCCGCTTGTCCTTGCAACGCTTAGTGCAAGATGGACGTATCCACCCTGCCCGTATCGAGGAAGTGGTCGATAAAACGAAGCGCCAATTAGAGGAGCAAGTGATGGAAATCGGTGAGCGTACCATCATCGAACTCGGTATCCACGGCTTACACAAAGAGCTGGTCAGGATGGTTGGTAAGATGCGCTTCCGCTCTTCTTACGGTCAAAACCTGCTGATGCACTCCAAGGAAACGGCCAACCTTTGCGCCGTGATGGCGGCAGAATTAGGACTGAATCCTAAGCTGGCAAAACGTGCCGGTTTGCTACACGATATCGGTAAAGTACCGGATGAAGAAACAGAATTGAGCCATGCCCTACTGGGTGCTAAATTGGCTGAAAAATACGGTGAACATCCGGCAGTAGTGAATGCTATCGGTGCACACCACGACGAGATGGAAATGCAATACGTTATTTCCCCGATCGTACAGGCTTGTGACGCCATCAGCGGCGCCCGCCCAGGAGCACGCCGTGAAATCATGCAAAGCTACCTGCAACGTATCAAGGACTTGGAAAATCTTGCCATGGCCTACGATGGCGTTGAAAAAGCTTATGCCATTCAAGCCGGTCGTGAATTACGCGTAATCGTTGAAAGTGAAAAAGTAACGGATGCAGATGCAGATCGCTTGTCATTCGACATTGCAACTAAGATTCAGACCGAGATGCAATATCCCGGGCAAATCAAGGTTACGGTGATCCGCGAACGCCGCGCCGTAAACGTAGCAAGATAA
- a CDS encoding beta-L-arabinofuranosidase domain-containing protein, whose protein sequence is MMRKHAFICILSSSLILGLFTITARAQIQNRAPLHQNPYMELPLGQIKAHGWLEEQLNRMKSGMTGHLDERYAEVVGSRNAWLGGDGDAWERGPYWIDGLLPLAYLTNDKALQEKVQHWVDWTLEHQRKDGYIGPLPPKEKTAYEPGLQKEPAEDWWPRMVMLKVLKQYYEATGDKKVIKALSKYFKYQLETLPQKPLDTWSFWANRRGADNLMVVYWLYNITGEKYLLDLGTLLYEQTYPYTDIFMNAFPKASADLSHLYPYNIRNSYPYDKRITRQMHVGQLQSFHCVNFAQGLKTPVIYYQQDPDSIYITAVKRALKDIRLFHGQAQGMYGGDEPLHGNAPTQGIEFCSIVEMLFSLESMLPVTGDVSFADQVEKIAYNAMPTQATDDFNYRQYFQSANQVMITKTKRNFFEDNSHKATDLVYGLLTGYTCCTANMHQGWPKLVQNLWYQTADGGVAALIYGPSELNTTLPGGQKIRVVEETQYPFDDQVSFKVNTRKDVIFPLHLRIPTWAKKVRVSINGKPIEQIAQRGTILKLNRLWKDGDIVNVTFPMDIEISRWAEQSVAVERGPLVYALKIEEHWQKHHDDEYGEYFEVLPGNDWNYGLVEKAIQSPNTSFEVVKKDIPGDQYPWNLSGAPIHLVAKAKKIPSWTIYNNMPGPLPMPFVATEGAEQEITLVPYGCTTLRVTEFPVVH, encoded by the coding sequence ATGATGAGAAAACATGCCTTTATATGCATCCTAAGTAGCAGTTTGATACTTGGTTTATTTACGATTACGGCCAGGGCACAAATACAAAACCGCGCACCCTTACATCAAAATCCTTACATGGAATTACCCCTGGGGCAAATTAAAGCGCATGGTTGGTTAGAAGAACAGTTGAACCGGATGAAATCGGGGATGACCGGTCACCTCGACGAACGTTATGCCGAAGTAGTCGGTTCCAGGAATGCTTGGTTAGGCGGCGATGGCGATGCCTGGGAGCGTGGCCCTTATTGGATCGATGGTTTGCTGCCACTGGCTTATCTTACAAATGATAAAGCCTTGCAAGAAAAAGTACAACATTGGGTTGACTGGACATTAGAACATCAGCGCAAGGATGGATATATCGGCCCTTTACCACCCAAGGAGAAAACTGCTTATGAGCCGGGATTACAAAAAGAGCCCGCGGAAGACTGGTGGCCGCGCATGGTGATGCTGAAAGTGTTGAAACAATATTATGAGGCTACCGGGGATAAAAAAGTGATCAAGGCTTTATCCAAATATTTCAAATACCAATTGGAAACATTACCCCAAAAACCCTTGGACACCTGGAGCTTTTGGGCGAACCGCAGGGGTGCTGATAACTTGATGGTAGTGTACTGGCTGTACAACATTACCGGGGAAAAGTATTTGTTGGACCTGGGGACACTCTTGTACGAACAAACATATCCTTATACGGATATTTTTATGAATGCCTTTCCGAAAGCTTCGGCCGATCTATCGCATTTATATCCTTATAATATCCGGAACTCTTATCCTTACGATAAAAGAATTACCCGGCAAATGCATGTAGGGCAGCTTCAAAGCTTCCATTGCGTAAACTTTGCCCAGGGATTAAAAACACCGGTGATTTACTACCAGCAAGATCCCGATTCAATTTATATCACGGCTGTAAAGCGCGCATTGAAAGACATCAGGCTATTCCACGGGCAAGCACAAGGTATGTACGGCGGCGATGAACCTTTGCATGGTAATGCCCCTACGCAAGGTATTGAGTTTTGCTCCATCGTGGAAATGCTGTTCTCCTTGGAAAGCATGTTGCCCGTTACAGGCGACGTTTCATTTGCCGACCAGGTGGAAAAAATAGCCTACAATGCTATGCCGACACAGGCAACAGATGATTTTAACTACAGGCAGTACTTCCAATCTGCTAACCAGGTGATGATTACCAAAACGAAAAGGAATTTTTTCGAGGATAATTCACACAAAGCTACGGACCTGGTTTACGGCTTATTGACCGGTTATACATGCTGTACCGCCAATATGCACCAGGGCTGGCCTAAATTAGTACAAAACCTATGGTATCAAACCGCGGATGGTGGAGTGGCCGCCTTGATTTATGGCCCCAGTGAACTTAATACGACATTACCCGGCGGACAAAAAATCAGGGTCGTAGAAGAAACGCAATATCCATTTGATGACCAGGTTAGCTTTAAAGTGAACACTCGCAAGGACGTAATTTTTCCTTTACACCTGCGCATACCTACCTGGGCAAAGAAAGTAAGGGTTTCAATAAACGGTAAGCCGATTGAACAGATTGCACAAAGGGGTACAATCCTTAAATTGAACCGTCTTTGGAAAGATGGTGATATCGTGAATGTCACGTTCCCGATGGATATTGAAATTAGCCGTTGGGCAGAGCAGTCGGTCGCAGTAGAACGCGGTCCACTAGTATATGCACTTAAAATAGAAGAGCATTGGCAGAAACATCATGATGATGAATACGGGGAATATTTTGAAGTGCTGCCGGGCAATGATTGGAATTATGGTTTAGTTGAAAAAGCGATCCAGTCGCCCAATACCAGCTTCGAAGTTGTTAAGAAAGACATACCGGGAGATCAATATCCGTGGAATTTAAGCGGTGCGCCCATCCACCTGGTAGCTAAAGCGAAGAAAATTCCTTCTTGGACGATCTATAATAATATGCCGGGGCCATTACCTATGCCTTTCGTAGCAACCGAAGGGGCTGAACAGGAGATTACCCTGGTGCCTTACGGTTGTACTACCTTGAGAGTTACCGAATTCCCGGTAGTACATTAG
- a CDS encoding 3-keto-disaccharide hydrolase, producing the protein MRKLAMRRAITVASLCLALVIATSATLSKKIKLFNGKDLTGWTIYGTEKWYVDNGELVCESGPDKEYGYLGTDQKFKDFELSLQFKQEADGNSGVFFHCSIEGTKITGWQAEVAPPNMSTGGIYESYGRGWLIKPDPAKDKYLKMGQWNKMKVRVVGNKVTTWLNGHEMITLEDAKIGSVDGQIALQIHAGGGIKVRWKNIEVVKL; encoded by the coding sequence ATGAGAAAATTGGCCATGAGAAGGGCAATTACGGTAGCTAGCTTATGCCTGGCCCTAGTGATCGCTACCAGCGCTACTCTAAGTAAAAAAATTAAGTTATTCAATGGTAAAGATCTTACCGGATGGACGATCTACGGCACAGAAAAATGGTATGTAGATAACGGTGAGCTGGTTTGCGAAAGCGGCCCTGATAAAGAATACGGCTACCTTGGTACCGATCAAAAGTTTAAAGATTTTGAACTGAGCTTACAATTCAAACAAGAAGCTGATGGCAATAGCGGCGTGTTCTTCCATTGCTCAATAGAAGGAACAAAAATCACCGGGTGGCAAGCAGAAGTAGCGCCACCGAACATGTCAACTGGCGGTATTTATGAATCTTACGGTAGGGGTTGGTTGATTAAACCTGATCCGGCTAAAGACAAATACCTGAAAATGGGTCAATGGAACAAGATGAAAGTTCGCGTTGTAGGTAATAAAGTAACCACTTGGTTGAACGGCCACGAGATGATTACTTTAGAAGATGCCAAGATCGGTTCCGTAGATGGTCAAATTGCTTTGCAAATCCATGCCGGTGGTGGTATCAAGGTTCGTTGGAAAAACATTGAAGTGGTTAAATTATAA
- a CDS encoding TIGR04283 family arsenosugar biosynthesis glycosyltransferase has protein sequence MTISVIIPTFNNASNIKDLIHDLFASRHPAICDLIVVDGGSTDQTVTLACESGARALRSPIKGRSAQMNYGAALAQGDIFLFLHPEVRIYKGYVDDILQLMLHADLGCFRFKYQTGKIIPKIGAWLGRISAIFSNSVRQSLFIRRNVFEQLGGFNNDNPILEDYEFIQRGRAYFRFKVIKRPIIASSKKFDEHSYIKVQFVNLIVLLMYKTGFPQQKIIQFYKRRLHR, from the coding sequence ATGACCATTAGTGTGATCATACCCACATTTAATAATGCATCCAACATCAAGGACCTGATTCATGATTTGTTTGCTTCCCGGCATCCCGCTATATGCGATTTGATCGTTGTTGACGGCGGCAGCACGGATCAAACCGTCACGCTTGCTTGTGAAAGTGGCGCCAGGGCCTTGCGGTCACCCATTAAGGGCAGATCTGCGCAAATGAATTACGGCGCCGCTTTGGCGCAGGGGGATATTTTCCTATTCTTACATCCCGAAGTCCGCATTTACAAAGGTTATGTTGATGATATTTTACAGTTGATGCTACATGCCGACCTGGGTTGTTTCCGGTTCAAATATCAAACGGGGAAGATCATACCTAAGATCGGGGCATGGCTTGGCAGGATAAGCGCGATCTTTAGCAATTCCGTTCGGCAAAGTTTATTTATACGCAGGAATGTTTTTGAGCAGCTGGGTGGTTTTAACAATGACAACCCTATCTTGGAAGATTATGAATTTATCCAGCGGGGCAGGGCCTATTTCAGGTTTAAGGTTATTAAAAGACCCATTATCGCTAGCAGTAAAAAATTCGATGAGCATTCTTATATCAAGGTACAATTCGTGAATTTGATCGTACTACTTATGTACAAGACGGGCTTTCCTCAACAAAAGATCATCCAGTTTTATAAACGGAGGTTGCATAGGTAG
- a CDS encoding 3-keto-disaccharide hydrolase: MKKYILLGAALMVALGTTAQQAKWTSLFNGKNLDGWKKLGGKATYVVQNNEIIGKTVTGTPNTFLATEKDYGDFILELEYKLDQDFNSGIQFRSQSKADYQNGRVFGYQMEIDPSSRRWSGGVYEEGRRGWLYPLDLNPVAQNAYKPGQWNKYRIECKGSTIRTFINGVPAAHVIDEELPSGFIALQVHGIGNHKSDEGKTIRWRNIRIIENPGASQFSPLDDIYVVNNIPNNISAQEAKNGYRLLWDGKSSKGWRGAYKDAFPAKGWSIKDGILSVLASDGAESTNGGDIVTNEQFAAFDLEFDFKLTEGANSGVKYFVTESENNSGSAIGLEYQILDDAKHPDAKLGAVGNRTLASLYDLIPSMHFTNSHKAVGEWNHGRVVVYPDNRVEHWLNGHKVVSYVRGDNIYKALVARSKYAKWPNFGMARTGHILLQDHGNAVSFKSIKIKVL, encoded by the coding sequence ATGAAAAAATACATCCTGCTTGGTGCAGCTCTAATGGTTGCCCTGGGTACCACGGCCCAACAAGCAAAATGGACATCACTATTCAACGGAAAAAACTTGGATGGTTGGAAAAAACTGGGCGGGAAGGCCACCTACGTTGTGCAAAACAACGAAATCATCGGTAAAACCGTCACCGGGACACCTAATACTTTCCTTGCTACGGAGAAAGACTACGGGGATTTTATCCTGGAGTTGGAATATAAATTGGATCAAGACTTTAACTCGGGCATACAGTTCCGTAGCCAAAGTAAAGCCGATTATCAAAATGGCCGCGTATTCGGTTATCAAATGGAGATTGATCCTTCCAGCAGGCGTTGGAGTGGAGGTGTGTACGAAGAAGGCCGCCGCGGTTGGTTGTACCCATTAGACTTGAATCCCGTGGCACAAAATGCTTACAAACCGGGTCAATGGAATAAATACCGTATCGAATGTAAAGGTAGCACCATCCGTACTTTTATTAACGGTGTTCCCGCTGCACACGTGATCGATGAGGAATTACCCAGCGGCTTTATCGCTTTGCAAGTACACGGTATCGGGAACCATAAATCTGACGAAGGGAAAACGATCCGCTGGAGAAACATCCGTATCATCGAAAATCCCGGCGCATCACAATTCAGTCCTTTAGATGATATTTATGTTGTCAATAATATACCTAACAATATTTCTGCACAGGAAGCTAAAAATGGTTACCGCTTATTATGGGATGGCAAATCAAGCAAGGGTTGGAGAGGCGCTTATAAAGATGCCTTCCCCGCTAAAGGCTGGAGTATCAAGGATGGTATCCTGAGCGTATTGGCCAGTGATGGTGCAGAGTCAACCAACGGTGGTGATATCGTAACTAATGAACAGTTCGCGGCATTCGATTTGGAGTTTGACTTCAAGTTAACAGAAGGCGCCAACAGCGGTGTTAAATATTTTGTTACAGAAAGCGAGAACAATAGCGGTTCGGCCATCGGTTTGGAGTACCAAATTCTTGATGATGCGAAGCACCCGGATGCGAAATTAGGCGCCGTAGGTAACCGTACCTTGGCATCACTTTATGACCTGATACCGTCCATGCATTTCACGAACTCGCACAAAGCTGTAGGTGAATGGAATCACGGTAGGGTGGTAGTTTATCCTGACAACCGCGTGGAGCATTGGTTGAATGGGCACAAGGTAGTGAGTTATGTACGTGGCGATAATATCTACAAGGCCTTGGTAGCCCGCAGTAAATATGCGAAGTGGCCGAATTTCGGCATGGCCAGAACCGGGCATATCTTGCTGCAAGATCATGGTAATGCGGTAAGCTTTAAAAGTATTAAGATTAAAGTTTTATAA